ATCGGGCATGGCGGCACCGTCGTCGGCGACTGCGTCGAGTGCCCGTTCCACGGCTGGCGCTGGGCTCCCGACGGCGCGAACGCGTACATCCCCTACCAGCCGGATCGGCCCAACAAGGGTCTGCGCCTTCGGTCATACCCGGTCGAGGAACGACACGGCTGCATCTTCCTGTGGCACCACCCGGGCGGTGACCCACCCCGGTGGCAGTTGCCCGACATGTTCACCAAGTTCCCGCAATTCACCGCCGCCCCCGACGAGTACTACCGCCCGTACCCGGAGTTCTCCCGCTTCGCCGAGAACGAGCCGGTGCACCCGCAGATCGTGGCCGAAAACGGTCCGGACAGTTCGCATTTCCACTATGTCCACCACGCGACGGTCACGCCCGTCTGCCTGGAATGGGAGGCGGTCGACGAAGAGTGGCGGTTCGTCACCGGCTGGCCCGATGCGCGCAGCGACGACCCGAGCAGGATGGCGCTGCGCATCCACAGTCACTTCTCCGGGCTGGGATTCGCCATCAGTGCGTTCTCCGGCTCGTCGAACCACCGGCTGATCTTCGCCTGCACACCCGTCGACGACGAGGTGTCCAACATGTTCTATTCGATTTGGTGGCCGCGAAAAGCCGGCGACACCAGTGACATTCCGCCCGACGATGTTCGCGAACGGGTGGAGAAGCAGTACCTGGGCACGGTGTGGGACGACCTCGAGATCTGGCGCTATCAAAAGTACGTGGAACACCCGGCACTGGCCAAGGTGGACGCGAAACCCTATATGGCGATGCGCAAGTGGGCTCAGCAGTTCTACGACGTCTCGGCTAAGCCGGAATGAGAGCCGAGCTGGTCGCGCCGGGCCACACCGTCATCGTCACCCAGGAGCTGCAGGGCGCGGTCGTCGGGCCCGACGCGGGGCTGGCGGCGCTGGCCCGCGAAGCGGAACGCGAGGCGCTGCCCAACATCGAGCGCCTGTTACCCGTGGCGCGCGCGGCCGGGGTGACGGTGGTGCACTGTCTGGTGCAGCGCAGGCCCGACGGGCTCGGCTCCAACCACAACGCCAAGCTGTTCTCGATCGGCGCCCGCGGAGTCGACATCACGCCCGGCAGCCCCGGCGCGACGCTGCTGCCGCAATTCGGTCCGGAGCCAACCGATCTCGTGCTCAGTCGCTGGCACGGCCTGGGACCGATGGGCGGCACCGACCTGGACGCGATCCTGCGCAATCTCGGCGCGACCACCGTCGTCGCGGTCGGGGTGTCGCTGAACGTGGCGATTCCCAATCTGGTGATGGACGCCGTCAACGCCGGCTACCGCGTGGTGCTGCCGCGCGATGCGGTGGCCGGGGTACCCACCGAGTACGGCACCGCCGTCATCGACAACACGTTGGCATTGCTGGCCACCATCACCACCACCGACGACCTGATCGCGGTGTGGACGCCGGGCTGAATCTAAGCCCCGAGCGCCGGTCCGATGGTCGTATTCCACGACTCCTGCATCTCGGACTCGAACAGCCCCCAGGTGTGCGAGCCCTCCGGGCGCACCACATAGTGGATCGGCACTCCGGCCGCCGCCGCGGCGTCGGCGAACCGCCTCGTACTGTCGGCGACGACGCGCTCGATGAAACCACCGGCGATGTTGGGGCCGAACCCGGGCGGGAGCCGGTCGACATCGCCGACGCCGCCACTTTCTGAC
This is a stretch of genomic DNA from Mycobacterium sp. ELW1. It encodes these proteins:
- a CDS encoding cysteine hydrolase, which produces MRAELVAPGHTVIVTQELQGAVVGPDAGLAALAREAEREALPNIERLLPVARAAGVTVVHCLVQRRPDGLGSNHNAKLFSIGARGVDITPGSPGATLLPQFGPEPTDLVLSRWHGLGPMGGTDLDAILRNLGATTVVAVGVSLNVAIPNLVMDAVNAGYRVVLPRDAVAGVPTEYGTAVIDNTLALLATITTTDDLIAVWTPG
- a CDS encoding Rieske 2Fe-2S domain-containing protein, whose amino-acid sequence is MKVPFTWKVTGWFMIGWSAEYAVGDVRPLRYFGEDLVIYRDQSGELHVLEGHCKHLGAHIGHGGTVVGDCVECPFHGWRWAPDGANAYIPYQPDRPNKGLRLRSYPVEERHGCIFLWHHPGGDPPRWQLPDMFTKFPQFTAAPDEYYRPYPEFSRFAENEPVHPQIVAENGPDSSHFHYVHHATVTPVCLEWEAVDEEWRFVTGWPDARSDDPSRMALRIHSHFSGLGFAISAFSGSSNHRLIFACTPVDDEVSNMFYSIWWPRKAGDTSDIPPDDVRERVEKQYLGTVWDDLEIWRYQKYVEHPALAKVDAKPYMAMRKWAQQFYDVSAKPE